A part of Propioniciclava coleopterorum genomic DNA contains:
- a CDS encoding DUF1961 family protein codes for MGSLIYSNPLATPDDVAGFRMEGPGVVGFPRGRLRLESLAHPDEGQAANLVFWCDESFGDGIEISWDFHPLTEPGLAILFFHAVGSEGRDLFDPSLKARTGPYDQYHSSDIAAYHVSYFRRMWPTERRFHTCNLRKSPGFHLVAQGADPLPGALDADPPYRVRVTVADGDVSFAIDGLTLFRWRDEDAPGGPRLAGGRVGFRQMAPLIAEYANLEVHRLG; via the coding sequence ATGGGTTCCCTGATCTACAGCAATCCCCTGGCCACCCCCGACGACGTCGCAGGCTTCCGCATGGAGGGTCCCGGCGTGGTGGGCTTCCCGCGCGGCCGTCTCCGTCTGGAGAGCCTGGCGCATCCGGACGAGGGCCAGGCGGCCAACCTGGTGTTCTGGTGCGACGAGTCCTTCGGCGACGGCATCGAGATCAGCTGGGACTTCCACCCCCTCACCGAGCCGGGGCTGGCGATCCTGTTCTTCCACGCCGTGGGATCGGAGGGCCGCGACCTGTTCGACCCCTCGCTGAAGGCCCGCACCGGCCCCTACGACCAGTACCACAGCTCCGACATCGCGGCCTATCACGTGTCCTACTTCCGGCGGATGTGGCCGACCGAGCGCCGCTTCCACACCTGCAACCTGCGCAAGTCGCCCGGCTTCCACCTCGTCGCCCAGGGCGCGGACCCGCTGCCCGGCGCCCTGGACGCCGACCCGCCCTACCGCGTCCGGGTCACCGTCGCCGACGGTGACGTGAGCTTCGCCATCGACGGCCTGACCCTGTTCCGCTGGCGCGACGAGGACGCCCCGGGCGGGCCGCGCCTGGCAGGCGGCCGCGTGGGCTTCCGCCAGATGGCGCCGCTGATCGCGGAGTACGCCAACCTCGAGGTTCACCGCCTGGGCTAG
- a CDS encoding DUF624 domain-containing protein — protein sequence MTRTTTPISRSGTWAERAYEAGNAVLLALQLQGLMVLGTLAGGVLFGLAPSLTAAAALARADRRGDLVRPWRDFWPTWRADLVPATRAAAPLAGLALIAAANLTFAAPLGLGWAIASIAAALAIATAVAWFPALYAHYAMPWPRYTLLALALVARKPLASIILLFLSAGLAFLATWSPAIAVFVAAGAWVLVGSRVALSAFDENEERLADGPEVPDLVATLPSRPLDLS from the coding sequence ATGACGCGAACCACCACCCCGATCTCGCGATCAGGAACCTGGGCCGAGCGGGCCTACGAGGCCGGCAACGCCGTCCTGCTGGCGCTGCAGTTGCAGGGCCTGATGGTGCTCGGCACGCTCGCCGGCGGCGTCCTGTTCGGGCTCGCGCCCTCCCTGACGGCGGCCGCCGCCCTCGCCCGCGCCGACCGGCGCGGCGACCTCGTCCGGCCGTGGCGGGATTTCTGGCCCACCTGGCGCGCCGACCTGGTGCCCGCCACGCGCGCGGCCGCGCCGCTGGCCGGGCTCGCCCTCATCGCGGCGGCCAACCTGACCTTCGCCGCGCCGCTGGGCCTGGGGTGGGCGATCGCGTCGATCGCCGCCGCGCTCGCGATCGCGACGGCCGTCGCCTGGTTCCCGGCGCTGTACGCGCACTACGCGATGCCCTGGCCGCGCTACACGCTGCTGGCACTCGCCCTGGTGGCGCGCAAGCCGCTCGCCTCGATCATCCTGCTGTTCCTCTCCGCCGGCCTCGCCTTCCTGGCCACCTGGTCGCCCGCCATCGCGGTGTTCGTGGCCGCCGGCGCGTGGGTGCTGGTCGGCTCGCGCGTCGCGCTGAGCGCGTTCGACGAGAACGAGGAGCGGCTCGCCGACGGCCCCGAGGTGCCCGACCTCGTCGCGACGCTGCCCTCGCGCCCCCTGGATCTCTCCTAG